One region of Natronorubrum aibiense genomic DNA includes:
- a CDS encoding ABC transporter ATP-binding protein, which translates to MSPADAPAIETDALTKRYGETTAVSGLTMTVERGTVYGFLGPNGAGKTTTMRMLTTLTKPTSGTARVAGHSIADRESVTPHIGYLPEEPPIYDELTGREQLEYAAGLRDLPEAEATERIDSLLERFDLVDDANRRIEGYSKGMRQKVGVIQAVLHEPAVAFLDEPTSGLDPRAARTMRETIAELADQEMTIFLSTHILPVVDELADEIGVLREGELVAQGDPETLKSRAETGEARSLEDAFLEVTQETPDGEVGHSAEPSME; encoded by the coding sequence ATGAGCCCTGCTGATGCCCCCGCGATCGAAACCGACGCCCTCACAAAACGCTACGGGGAGACGACAGCTGTCTCCGGGCTGACGATGACCGTCGAGCGCGGCACGGTCTACGGCTTTCTCGGCCCCAACGGCGCGGGCAAGACGACGACAATGCGGATGCTGACGACGCTGACGAAGCCGACATCGGGGACGGCTCGCGTCGCCGGCCACTCGATCGCCGACCGCGAGTCCGTCACCCCCCACATCGGTTATCTCCCCGAGGAACCGCCGATCTACGACGAACTCACCGGCCGCGAACAACTCGAGTACGCTGCCGGCCTGCGGGACCTCCCCGAAGCCGAGGCGACCGAGCGGATCGACTCGCTGCTCGAGCGCTTCGATCTCGTCGACGATGCGAACCGGCGGATCGAGGGCTACTCGAAGGGGATGCGCCAGAAAGTCGGCGTCATCCAGGCAGTCCTGCACGAACCCGCTGTGGCGTTTCTCGACGAACCGACGAGCGGACTCGATCCCCGTGCGGCCCGGACGATGCGGGAGACGATCGCCGAGCTCGCGGATCAGGAGATGACGATCTTCCTCTCGACGCACATTCTCCCCGTCGTCGACGAACTGGCCGACGAGATCGGCGTTCTCCGAGAGGGCGAACTGGTCGCGCAAGGTGACCCCGAAACGCTGAAATCTCGCGCCGAAACTGGCGAGGCTCGGAGTCTCGAGGACGCGTTCCTCGAGGTGACTCAGGAGACGCCCGACGGCGAAGTGGGCCATTCAGCGGAGCCGTCGATGGAGTAG